Below is a genomic region from Pseudochaenichthys georgianus chromosome 13, fPseGeo1.2, whole genome shotgun sequence.
CTGTGAGGGAGCTAAATGGGATCATTGTCAAGAGCGCTACAGTAACTAATCTCATCCTGTCTGGAAGTTTGATATGAGAGAAATTAAGTCATGCTATGTGTTTCAAACAGTAAACTTTGGAGAAATATAGATACAAGTGACTGCTTCTTCAATGAAAGCGTTAGGAAACACCTGCAGTCTGTTGATACAAACATCTAAACTTACCATCACAAGCTCCAATCTTTCTCTAAGTTTATAATCTGATTTACTGTAAACATGAACTTTGATAGGAGAAATCTTTAACTTTACTTAGCTTTTGAACAATTAACATTCTGGCCCTGTGCCACCTAATCAGGAAACCAGTTATCTATTATTTCACGAGTAAAGAGAAAAGCTTCACACTCAGTCAACCATGGCATCTGTCTTGTCATTCTGTGATTGCTTAAAGCACCTACAGTAACCTTCTTTGTATAGACATCCAACATGACACATTTTGTAATCGAAACACTGCTTTATATCCTGCCTTTTTTTGTGTGTATTAATGTTAAGGTTTATTTCTTTCAAAAGTCATTTTACTTGAACCTGTTCAGACCTTGAAAAATGCTTCATATAACACGTTTGACAGCCATGCTACTATCTTTCTTAGCTTTTATTTATTAGGCATATGTACAGAGATGCTTTGAGCCTAAAGTAAAGTGAAGATTGATGGGAATGTTTTGACCGTATGTGTTCAGAAACCAAAGAGTTATACAAATGGAAAGTTAAGGGATTACCAAAATGGTCACGAATTGTGCCGATGGAGATGGATGTCTGTCCCATAGTTGTCAAGATGTCCAGAAATGTCAGTCTCATGGTGGTGCAACAGGGACCATTGATTTCCCTACAAAATCTAAAAACTACAATTAAAATATATCTAAAGTGAACAAAAAgaatattacttttttaaagcaCTTAGTgtagacatttttttaattaactgaATAAAATGTACACTTGATCATTCTTTACAAAACATAAATCATGTCAATACATCTAATAGTTTCAGATATACAGTTTAAACGTGCTGCCAACAGCTAAAAGGACGCTTCAGTTTACAACTCCTGTTTTGAGCGTTTATTTATATGAGCCAGAGAAGTTAAAAAATCGTTGTCCTACTTCAAATAAGACACCATGTGTGATTTTATAGATTGTAAAACTTATACTAGAAATGGTCTTGAGAAGTTTTTCGGAAACTCATTTCCCAAAGCTTACCCCCCCCACCCATGCTCCACCACCAGTGGTTGGACTCTGGACCTTTGTCTCCACGCTCCTCTGCTCATCCCTAAAATTAATTCATCCGCACATCTCTGTCCCTCCAACACCACATTAACCCCGACCACAGGAGGCATCCTGTCGGAAAAAAATGTCCCTCTCTGGCTTCACGGTGAAACATCAGTTTGACCTTTCCACCTCAGACCTTCTCTGTCTGCTCTTTCCCACCCTCGCTTGCTTCatccagatttcaacatgatCATGCAGGGAAATGAGGGCCGAACAGTAAAGAGACAGGTGGTTGTTATAAGTGGGTGGAAAATATGTAAAAAGCAAGTATCAGTGTGACAAAAATATACAAATTAAGACATAGCCAAGCCTCGTCACTCTCCAAACATGTCCACAGTTGCCATGCTTTTGTGAGGAAGACTCATTTCAGAGGGTCACGCCACACTGGCTGCTTTCTGGAGGACAGAGAAACTGTAATTGGGGGCCATTAGCTGTTGCCCAAGACCAGTCATGCAGGAGGGGTTTGTAGATTGAGACATGGTGACTGCACAGTCCCACCGCCTGGATCAGTGTCCCCTACCTGTGTGACTTCCCCACCCCCAACCCCCGACCTCCCTGACCACACCCCCTGCATGACCCCCCACACACAAAAATACCTCCCTGTGTCCTTTGGTTTTTTGCATTGTCTTCAAACAGACCTTGAATAAAGTCAGGGCCAGCTACACCCAACAGCAATCAAATAAAAAGCCACTTTTATAACAGCTTTAAAATTGTGTCAAGGCAATCTAACCCCATCAGTCATACCTGTCTGATAGCTCCTGCACGGCTTTGTGCCAAGGACCCCTCTATCTCACCTCAACAAGACCTTTACTATGGCCGGGTCTGTGAAACATCTCCAATCTATTAAAGGGTGAAGTATGGGGAATATAGATTACATATATATAGAAACATTAACATTACAATACTGAATATTCTTTGTGAGAATTGGTACCAGTTATCAAATTGAGTGTATTTAACATGGATGTTGAGCAATACAGTTTATAGGGAATAAACTGTTgaagaaaacaacaaaacaactcTTTACAATTAACTTAAATTCATTGTTAAGTCCTGATAACTTCAGTTCCGTAAAGAGGTAGGAAAACTGCTTCTGCAAGTAAATCATTTAATTTTTTTCAAAATCGACTTTTTGGgtaattttccccttcattTTGACCGACATTTCTACAAATGCTAATAGCTTTACTTTAAGATTCCTACATGAGGATAAAATGTTTTATAGTAAACGTTTTTTTTTGCAGTGCAGGACCCCTCCTGCAGCTGCAGATTCAGTCACTGCAGACGGAGTTTcacagtccctctcataaagagtTGCCCTGCTTTATGGCCCTATTGCCCAACATCACATGCCTTCAGTGCAGGGATATGAACTGAGATAAGGGAAGAAAGTACCGAAACaagtctccctctcctccttccTTGCGCCGATCGCTCAGGTAAGTGAACAGGATGGGGAACACGCTGAAGTATGGCTCTAAAAAAAGTGTTACAATAAaaacaaagtgaaaaaaagtattGTGTCTTACTAATTCTTCATATAGCATGGGAAGTGGAAATCAAGACAATTTCTTTGGAATATATCAAAGAAGTTTGAATCACTTAGATGCCCTTATTGCACACAAGTTTTATAAATCATGTCTTTATGATAAGCTGATGACCTTATCCTTGACAGCAGCGCACAGCGAGGGCAGTAAAGGTGCATGATTACGAGGTGATGGTTCATAAAGGGTTTGGCTCAGATAAGATGGTTTGTGGGAGTGAGACAGGACTGGTGACTTTAGGTCAATAGAAACTAGGTTTTCTTACTGACAATGAGGCTGATTAAGCAACATTTTACTGCAAAAATAATCTCGTATTTGGATCAACTTGTTGAATTTAGGAATCAAGTTCTGTTTTGCCAGGAGCACACTTGTGTTTTCAGTAGTACCTGGGCTGGCAAAGTCATAAAAATATTGCGGCCCATGAAAGGCAGCCATTCCAACCTTTAACCTACTCCTCACTTAGTCACGCAGGATGTTTGCTAAGATCTGGTGACtttaaaactgaacattatgtatgtattgtatGTCTGATTTTTTCATCAAGAAAAACACTGACGAATGAGGGGCTGACGATGTATTAACCTCTGATCCTACCACCTGCAATTTTTCCATTTACTTTGTCATTCCAAAGAAATGCCTCCTCGCTGAAGATCACCTTTCTAATCTTCAGAAAGGCTCTATTAATGGGCCTAATGGCACATGAGCGATACCACACCTGAGGGAAACTGCTTCAGCAACTTCCCGTAGTGCAATGCAAACCTTCATGGCTGCACTCCATTCAGGGGAAACCATTAGAACAAACTGCTCTCGGGTGCAGCAAAGCAGACCGGGGACCATCATTTATGAACCAAATCACCTCTGGGTGCCCTATGCAAGGACAAAACAAAAACTGTCTGCATGCAAACTGCCACAGAGCAACCATACACATGTTCTGAGCAAAGTGAGAAGTACAAAAAAATGAATCAGCTACATTATCCAGAACTTTTGACTAGTCAAATCAATCAGTAATGATTAATAGCATAGCTTCCCTTTAGTGAAAATTCCACTTTCTTTTGGCAAAACTTCCTGCTGGACTTCATTATCGGATTTTTATGTAAATACTACAATCATTTAGTGGTATAGTCATTCAAGCATGATGTAaatggtaaaatatctgtaatttGAATTGTGAAATCAGTTTAACTTGATTCCCTGTTTTGATGAAGTTATTACAATGTGCTATGTACAATTTTCTACATTCCCAACAAACAGTACTTTATTGTAATGTGAAAATCCCTTCGTTCTTATTTCTCACTCATCAAATGGACCTTTCTATGCATAAAATGTTATGTTATGACCTCATTACTGATGCCACAAAAACAAAAGTTGTTGTTCTTAAACTAAATCAAAGCGTTGCTAATTTCTCATTTGTGTTTCAATTGTGTTCTTCCACAATTACTAATTGCATCATAAATTCTTCACTGGCGGTATTTACAAGCACTTGCACTTTATGGGCATGAACCATAGTATCAGACAATTGCATTTGATGTGTTGTTACTATATTTTGATTGTGGGAGTGTGTATCTGTGGTCACTCCCCGTTGTGTCTACCATGTCATTACATGTTTGACAATATATGGCAATAGGTTGTTTTAATCTTACATCCTTTAATCAAGCATTCAGTGTTATTTCCAGAATGTTGAACCTATTGTCATTTTATAACTATGATTCCCTGGAGCTGTAATTCTATTTAAAAGCCTGCTTTAGAAGGCACTGTAGAGCTGTAGGGGCCTTCAGTGAACACTAAAGGCACCTTCATTCACTTCACAAACAAAAAGGAAGAGcgaaagaaatacaaaaatgtcataaaGAGAAAGGTTTCCCTCTTGTGGTTAAAATCAGGAAGTGCAGAAAAGCAAACTGAAGACACAACGAGCATCTCTGATATGATCCAAAGAGTAATTGAGCTTGACTGTATACTTCCAACAAATTAATTCCAATCAAGTTAATAAAATCTATCTGTGTGTCTATCTGTCAGGAACATATCAGAGGCAGCACAAAGCTCCTCATATAATATGAATTACTGTACGGGCTAGACTGTGTCACTGGTGAACAGTTATGTAATATGTTTAACGTTTGTAATGCAGTTCTTTACAATATATTATGTAAGGAGAAGAAAATGTTTCCTCATCAATGAGCATGGCGCCTGGTGCCTCATATCTTTACTGTTTTCATGCAGTGCTTTAGTTTTGATATGTTAATACAGCAAAGGTCTTAAACAAGTAGATGACTCATCCTATAAAACAGTGTATCTATATAAGGTTATATAATATACATTCAGTATTGGATTTACATGTTCTGCTTTAAAAGATAAGGGGCTGTAGCTCTTAAGTCGTCCAAAAATATCTCATTGTTCtctaaaaataaatgaaaactaaaatgttatGAACATCAGTGACGattcattttgtatttaaattaGCGTTAATTTCTGTGTATGAGTGCATTTTTTGCAACTAGTATTTCTATGGCATTTCTTTCTCAATTTTCTGCAATTTACATAAAAGTCAACATTGAACAATTCCCAAAGAAGAGATAATCTATTCTAGGGGGATACAAATCTGTGTTGTATGTACATTTGTCCTTGGAAAAATACATTACACATAGCTTGTGATGTCATTTCTCAACCTCTGAACACACAGAGGTCTTCAGTGTAAAGCACGAAGAATGTTCTTGCAATGACGCATCCAAAGTAGTTTCTTCCAGGGAACAGCAGCATGCACTTCAGCCTACACACCATGCCATTCTGATGGTCCATGTGTCCAGTTGATTTAATTACCATATTAATGTGGCCCCGTTTTTTATCAACATCCCTAATGTTGGAGTATGACTCACTTGCCTCCTTGTTCTGCCAGTGTTGAGTCCGCCCACTGGTCATCTCACAGTCTATGAGGCATCTGCATAGACAAACCTTCCCTGCATCAATGAGAGTGAAAAAGCAGGCCTGAGAACAAAGCAGGCCTGAGCCAAACAAACAACACTCAGTTTGGTGCAATTCAGGTCatttaaatgttgttgtttttttcccgACAGAACATGTGAGGAGCTATTAGAGCCATTAGCaaaagggaaaaaaacatgttgcaaTAAATCTTTGGATTTTAATGCTAAAACCTTGGATCTTAATACAATCTGATTTATCTTTGTCACTTGTGGGTTTTAAGGCAACAATGCAGGCACCATCATCAAATGTGCAAACGTAGTGTTTTACAACTCATAATTATTGGCCAGGCAATTATCCTTGTGGTGTAAATATGAAGATGCTCTGACCATGAATTACAGCTCCGTGTGGGAGGATGGATGAAGGCCGCCAGAAGCTACAGTACGACAGAGAGGCAAGCAGGTGGAGGGGGAGGAGGTGCTGATGGGAGAACAGGAGTGTAACACATCAGTGAAGATTCAATGAAAAGCAGACGCACCTCTGACGCACAATGAGTGAATAAACACATGAGACATTATTTCTGATGACCTTATTAATTTCCCTCACTTAAGGGAGCTTTCTAAATCCCAGCACATGACGTGTTAAGAACTTTTTAGTTTTAAAATCATGTGGATGTAGAAAAtgcaaaaactttttttttaatatttagtCAAATACTTCCAGTTACCTCAACAGGGTGTCTAATTTCACCCAGTTTGACCTCAGTCTGTCCCTAGAAATTATTCATCAGTGACTTGTTCTTTAATTTGTCTGCTTTCTCAGCTCTGCTGGCTCTGCATGCTCTTGTTTCTACAGATTTACAGACATCAGGTAACTCAAGCACAAACTATAATCACGATACTCGCATTGCATTTCTCAAGGAGCAATGCCACGTCACTGAAACAGAACAATATGTTAGACGTTGGTTATATTGTAGGTTGTCAACATATTTGTAATTTTTCTATGATTAGATTACATTGAAATGCATAACATTACATCAGCCCTGATCTGGACACATAATCTCTGTAATGAAACTGAGGTCCAACTGCTGTTCCTGTGAGTCGTCTGCAGTCATGTCTACTCAAGTTTTCATGCCATTAGAATAGCAGTGCTCTGTGTACTGAGCTCACATTGACTGAGGGTTTGTTCATCAGTAAAATCAGCTGGTGTAGTATTTAAACAGGCTTTAGGAGGCACATTTTTGGATGGCACACGTTTGTGTAGCATTAAGAGGAGAACAAAAACAGGAACACTCTACAAGGATCTGGTTGCTACAACTGTGGCACAATAACATCATTGATTGATCTGGATGAAGcaaaaacacatatttttcCTCTGACCTATAGTGCTATTTGTTAATCTAGATTATTTAGGTGCAAGTTGGTATTGGGTGCAGAGATGTCTGCCTTTCCTGCAAAGACATTAGAAACACTCAACAGCAATGTTTCTTTCTAGAAATCATGGCCTGGTTACTCAAGACAATTCACCAAACTTATTATTTGCAATATCATGTAGGAACTGATTTCTTTCTAACATATCACTGCACAGAAGGAAGTGTGAGTCTATTCATGAATGAGACTAAAGATAAACTAAATGATTCTGGAGGATCTTGGTTATTTACTTCAAATTTCACAAACAGGGTACCACACTGCACAAtgaaaaacatttacattaaagtCCATGAAGTGTCTAAATGACTAAGAAATATGTGATCCAGATGAAGTAAACCTTAAACATTAGGAATCAGGTTTTTGCTTGATCTAAATAACATAAACCTGATTCCATATGAACGCAGCATTCGTTTTTGAGCTGTCAAGTGTCTTAGCGATCCATTTGGGCAACTAGCACAACACTACAGCGGCTGATATCACATTTATGTGGTTTGTACTCCTCATCTCTGAGTGAAGGTCTCACGCACATGTTGCTATGGGCTGTTTTTCACACCGACTACTTGAGCCTCAGTAATAAAAACACAATGAATCCAAAATTAGGGACATACTGTGTTGCTTTCAGCTTTAACAGGTTAACATATGAATTCTAAAACATAAGTCCTATGTTTTTCTCTTACTATCAATTTCACTGTCACTATATGGGCCTGAGGTACCGTTCTGTTGTTTATTGAGTTGTGCTTtatttgccattttatttgaaaGGATATTACTCAAGGTCAGTTTGATTGTGCAGTCCCAGTGAGCATCAGAAAGCCAATTAGACTAGGCTATCATCTTTAAATGTAAGGTACTATCAAGAATTATTCCGGCTTTAATTATATAATGTACATATAATGTATTTTAAGTGTCTTAATAAGGTATGTTATGCAAACAATACATTAAAAAGAGACCACTGCTGATGCAAGTAACAATTATTTTATTGTtccaaatattattttgatcaaGCATCTTATTTTCATTTGATTAGTTAAGGTTTTAGGAAATGACCATCACAGTATGAGGTTCAATGTGATCTAACATGACTTGTTTTGTATGAAATATAGCAGTTAAAACTACTTCTAAAAGCTAGAATCAGTCATTGTCACTATTTTTGCTTTTCGAAAGCTATATACGGCTAACGCCAGTTGcttgttagcctagcttagcacagGAATGAAAACCGGAAGAAACAGCTAGCCAGTCTCTGTCGAACTGTAACAAAATCTGCCTACCGCCGCACTGCTAAAGTTCACTACATCTTGTTTTTCCCATACAAACAAATGAAtcaaaaacataaacatatattttatttatctttggACCAACCTATCATCCAATAAACTATTGATTTCAGCAAGGGGCAACGACAAAATAAAAGGCCACAGTGTATTAAGtcaacaatatttattttattttatcgaGTTTGTACGATTTTGGTTCTGTAGCAACCTACTGGATAACTCTAATGAAGTGCAATTGTACTCAAGCGAGTTACAGTTGAGAGCAATGACAGGCACACGTTTTGTGCAAATCGAACAGCATTGGAACGGCTCCTACATATACACAGCAAAAAAACATGCCAGAGGAAAACAATACTTAATCAGTTTACATTGACAATAGTTAGGAAGACTTCCCTCAATGTCAATCCAAGCCAACACTTGAGAGATACACATTTACCCATTGTTGGATTATGGGAGAGAGCAAATAAAAACATTCAGTATTTACACACGAGAAATGTGTGGTGTTATCCAGCCAGAGGTTAAATCCCTTTAATCTGCCCTCGTGAAGATTCCTAACATTACGCATTGCCTTTCAAACGTATAatgccaacaaaataaaattacCCAAATTGTTGTGCTAGATAAGGGATGCGCCTCCTCGCAATTGCTTTAAGAATAACTCCTAAAGGCTTCGTCTTTCTTGCATGTGTGGCAGAACACTGGCAATGCAAAATATAGATTGGGGTTAATACAACTTAAAGTAACAACGAGCCACACAGAACGATACAACAATCTGAAACACAGGGGTGCTGGGAGCCTTGGTACAGTTGACTGCAGAAGTTCTAAATCACCTTCTTTACATCGGCTCAGTCCAAAATCTacatattcaacaattaaagaTGAGCTTTTGTTTGTGTCCGATGTCTACTGACAGTTAAATACATGGTGGTGTGTAACCTCCAAACATGCAGATTGTTGAGTTGTAGAGTTTGGTAACCAGTCTGTAGCATAATTAGTCAAACTTACAAGCTTAAAGTCTGTGTTTTTGAGCATTATATGCTCCATTGTCCCTCACAGTGAAATTGACAAACTGGAAATGTGTGCACTGGCTTGTGTTGGCTCCAAAATGTAAAGTATGTTAGATGTTGCAACATCTATTTTTTTCTGAAAGCCAGtgggcattattattattattattttaaacccATAATGAAACAATAAGATGTTGTATTCCCATCTACAGACAGCATAATTAACATATCAGTCATAAACTGATCTAATGCTGTTGTTCACGTTGAAACCAAAGGAAGGTCATGAATTAACACATGTTAGAAGACTATTTAGTCTCATTAACCAACCTCTTTTCATgatcacacatttaaatgttgataatgaATTGTTAAACCGGTGCACGCAGTATTATTTTTACCATCTAAATCGACAGATGGAGTCTGGGTCTGGCAATGCCACTTGTGAAGGAAAGCAAATGCACCACTACATTCTACAGCTTTCCTTTATTATACAATCAAGGGCCACGTTGACATATTTTACAACCTAGAATTGaacagcataaacaaaaactACTTCAGTTGCATTCAAATGGCAACTATCAAAAAGTAAACTTACTGAAACATACATATTAAATAGGGTATAGTCCATGCAATTGCACACGGCCGGGTCTGCGTCATTATGGTATGTCGTTATTAGTGTATGGGAGACATCAGCCACTAGTGCTTTCTGATTTAGGTTCAGGGAGCAAAACTCCTCAACTAACATCAGAAACGTCTCAGCCAGACTTGAAGAGCAAGATGGCCACTTGGCCCAAGTAGAAGTAAATAAAATGCTTTGTCTCGTGGGTGACGTAGCTGCCGAAGTTCCTCCCGACGATGCAGTGCCAGGTGGGGTTATACTTCTTGTCAAACTCCTAAAACATGTCAAAAGAAGAAGATCAGTGAAACAGGCCCTTACAGCATCAAAAAAATGATAAACTGACAACTACGATTACAATTTCAGCGTCTATTCTATCTTTTATATTTCAAGTTCATAAATGTGTTACGTTTGACTGTATAGCTTTCCAATCatctgtgaagcactttggatAGTGATGGCCTGTTTGATTGCAGCTAGATAAAATAAAGATACA
It encodes:
- the dynll2a gene encoding dynein, light chain, LC8-type 2a, whose amino-acid sequence is MTDRKAVIKNADMSEDMQQDAVDCATQAMEKYNIEKDIAAYIKKEFDKKYNPTWHCIVGRNFGSYVTHETKHFIYFYLGQVAILLFKSG